The following are encoded in a window of Paenibacillaceae bacterium GAS479 genomic DNA:
- a CDS encoding Cupin, whose product MTISYMDYTNPNLTFTYDMRNNTVSKTNDQNYFNLLGYKQLPTLGSASLLDIFMSKGHFVEPHYHQNASELVYLVSGTVTVSMINPFTGKLISIPITPQQVVVVPQGWWHFEEATSDNTHILAVFDAPTPQVILGSDILRLTPTNVMAETYCLDEAQYKAAISPITQTVGIGPLDNCQKNRELDEFRSAEQEEAPPVGISAYGTAPHWAGTSVSGQPAFLYSQTPYRTQAPSYYPQPYFPQPTYGQMQGYAQPYAQQPTAFAQTYFPAYGQQPYSQQSTTQAAYANPYQFGAPQAPVGYR is encoded by the coding sequence ATGACGATATCCTATATGGATTACACCAATCCCAATCTTACGTTTACGTATGATATGAGAAATAACACCGTCTCCAAGACCAATGACCAGAACTACTTTAATCTGCTCGGTTACAAGCAGCTGCCGACCTTGGGATCTGCATCGCTGTTGGACATCTTCATGAGCAAGGGCCATTTTGTGGAGCCGCATTATCATCAAAATGCATCAGAGCTAGTCTATCTCGTCTCGGGAACGGTTACTGTATCGATGATCAATCCGTTTACGGGCAAGCTGATCAGCATCCCGATTACGCCGCAACAGGTTGTCGTCGTGCCTCAGGGCTGGTGGCACTTTGAGGAAGCGACATCGGACAACACGCATATACTGGCGGTATTCGACGCACCGACGCCGCAGGTTATTCTAGGTTCGGATATTTTGCGTCTCACCCCGACGAATGTGATGGCTGAGACTTACTGTCTGGATGAGGCACAATATAAGGCAGCTATCTCGCCGATTACGCAGACGGTTGGCATTGGGCCGCTGGATAACTGCCAGAAAAATCGCGAGCTAGACGAATTCCGTTCAGCCGAACAGGAAGAAGCTCCTCCCGTCGGCATTTCTGCCTACGGGACTGCACCTCATTGGGCAGGAACGAGTGTTTCGGGGCAGCCAGCTTTCCTTTACAGCCAGACGCCTTACCGCACGCAAGCCCCAAGCTATTATCCGCAGCCTTATTTCCCGCAGCCGACCTATGGTCAGATGCAGGGCTACGCACAGCCTTATGCCCAGCAGCCCACCGCATTCGCGCAGACGTACTTCCCGGCGTATGGTCAGCAGCCATATTCGCAGCAGAGTACTACACAGGCTGCCTATGCCAATCCGTATCAGTTTGGGGCGCCGCAGGCTCCAGTGGGCTACCGCTGA
- a CDS encoding Major Facilitator Superfamily protein, with the protein MNSPTEINAPQKSLFHNRFFQTILLSSVLLQIGIWVRNFAILLYVAERTNDDPYAISLISVAEFAPIFVFSFIGGTFADRWPPKLTMVWCDLLSAVSVFVVLLTIHFGSWQSVYFVAFISAIMSQFSQPSSMRLFKQHVPESQLQQGMALFQTLIATFMVLGPMLGTFIYSRYGLEKSIAVMGVAFLLSALVLVRMPKDKSQPRPTPVKGQFRRELMEGFRYVWESRVLRMLGLAFILAGLAVGVGQALNLFIVTERLGKDKDFLQYIFMVSGAAMLIGGGIVAAFAKRVSPQLLLAIGMVSGAICMVIVGYSTSVPLTLSVQFINGLVFPCVHIGISTMILKWTDASIVGRVNGVLNPLFAGMMVISMSIAGPLKDIFSVVSIYSGAGLLFLIGALAMVPVISLKAPQQSSQTQAAP; encoded by the coding sequence TTGAACAGCCCTACCGAAATCAATGCCCCGCAAAAAAGTCTATTCCACAACCGATTCTTTCAAACGATTCTGCTGTCTAGCGTGCTTCTGCAAATTGGTATATGGGTGAGAAACTTCGCTATTCTACTGTATGTAGCTGAGCGCACAAACGACGATCCTTACGCAATATCGCTAATCAGCGTAGCCGAGTTTGCCCCGATATTCGTTTTTTCGTTCATTGGAGGCACCTTCGCCGACCGCTGGCCGCCCAAATTAACAATGGTATGGTGCGATCTGCTTTCCGCCGTTTCCGTATTTGTCGTGCTGTTAACGATCCATTTTGGCTCCTGGCAATCGGTGTACTTTGTTGCTTTTATATCCGCTATAATGTCGCAGTTTTCCCAGCCCTCAAGCATGAGGCTGTTCAAGCAGCATGTGCCGGAGAGCCAACTGCAGCAAGGGATGGCATTGTTCCAAACGCTCATCGCCACGTTTATGGTGCTTGGCCCCATGCTCGGAACGTTTATCTACAGCCGCTATGGTCTGGAAAAATCTATTGCTGTCATGGGTGTGGCCTTCCTGCTGTCTGCACTCGTACTTGTACGGATGCCCAAGGATAAATCTCAGCCTCGCCCGACTCCCGTCAAAGGCCAGTTTCGCCGGGAGCTTATGGAAGGATTCCGTTACGTCTGGGAAAGCCGGGTGCTGCGGATGCTTGGACTCGCGTTCATTCTTGCAGGCCTCGCCGTCGGCGTGGGGCAGGCGCTCAATTTGTTTATCGTGACGGAAAGGCTTGGCAAGGATAAGGACTTCCTCCAGTATATATTTATGGTCAGCGGCGCAGCTATGCTGATCGGCGGCGGAATCGTCGCGGCATTCGCCAAGCGAGTCTCTCCTCAGTTGCTGCTGGCGATTGGAATGGTCAGCGGGGCTATCTGCATGGTCATAGTCGGTTATTCCACCAGCGTGCCGCTTACGCTCAGCGTTCAGTTTATTAATGGACTCGTGTTTCCATGCGTTCACATTGGCATCAGCACAATGATTCTGAAATGGACGGATGCGTCCATCGTCGGACGTGTGAACGGTGTGCTCAATCCGCTGTTTGCCGGAATGATGGTCATATCCATGTCGATTGCCGGCCCGCTGAAGGACATCTTTTCCGTTGTCTCTATTTACAGCGGCGCGGGACTGCTGTTCCTGATCGGCGCGTTGGCCATGGTGCCAGTCATTAGCCTCAAAGCGCCGCAGCAGTCATCACAGACGCAAGCCGCTCCTTAG
- a CDS encoding branched-chain amino acid aminotransferase translates to MQMAYEFKIERAASPKAKESLQGSVFGTRFTDHMFILDYDKGQGWHDGRIVPYQPIMLDPAAKVFHYGQTIFEGLKAYLTADGRVLLFRPRSNIKRMNLSNIRMSIPTLDEELFLEALRQLLVVERDWVPSEEGTSLYVRPFVIATQATLGVSPSHQYKFMIILSPVGAYYSEGVNPVSIYVESGYVRAVPGGVGEAKTAGNYAAGLQAQEEATAKGYSQVLWLDGVKRKYIEEVGSMNVFFVIGDKIITPVLNGSILHGITRDSVLQMLKHWGYEVEERQLSMQEVADAHKNGELKEAFGTGTAAVISPIGELYWQGEAMTLNGGRTGELSQRLYDELTGLQRGEKEDPFGWTVELRD, encoded by the coding sequence ATGCAGATGGCTTACGAGTTCAAAATTGAGCGCGCCGCTTCCCCAAAGGCGAAGGAATCGCTGCAGGGATCGGTATTCGGCACCCGCTTCACGGATCATATGTTTATTTTAGATTACGATAAGGGTCAAGGCTGGCATGACGGGCGGATCGTACCTTACCAACCCATTATGCTCGATCCCGCTGCTAAAGTATTTCATTACGGCCAGACGATTTTCGAAGGACTCAAAGCTTATCTGACAGCCGACGGCCGCGTGCTTTTGTTCCGTCCGCGCAGCAATATTAAACGGATGAACCTGTCTAATATCCGCATGAGCATCCCTACGCTTGACGAGGAGCTGTTCCTTGAAGCGTTGCGCCAACTGCTCGTTGTGGAGCGCGACTGGGTGCCTTCGGAGGAAGGAACTTCGCTGTATGTGCGTCCTTTTGTCATCGCGACTCAAGCGACGCTCGGCGTATCTCCTTCTCATCAATACAAGTTTATGATCATCCTATCGCCGGTTGGCGCTTACTATTCCGAAGGTGTGAATCCAGTCTCGATCTATGTGGAGTCGGGTTATGTACGCGCTGTTCCAGGTGGTGTAGGCGAAGCAAAGACAGCGGGTAACTACGCTGCAGGCTTGCAAGCACAGGAAGAAGCGACGGCTAAGGGTTATTCTCAGGTTCTGTGGCTGGACGGCGTAAAGCGCAAGTACATTGAGGAAGTCGGCAGCATGAACGTGTTTTTTGTAATCGGGGACAAAATAATCACACCGGTGCTTAACGGCAGCATTCTGCATGGCATTACGCGTGATTCCGTGCTTCAGATGCTGAAGCATTGGGGCTATGAAGTTGAGGAGCGCCAGCTATCGATGCAAGAAGTGGCCGACGCGCACAAAAATGGCGAACTCAAGGAAGCGTTCGGTACGGGTACAGCGGCAGTCATCTCGCCGATCGGTGAACTGTACTGGCAGGGAGAGGCGATGACGCTGAACGGCGGTCGCACCGGCGAGTTGTCGCAGCGGCTTTACGATGAGTTGACCGGCCTGCAGCGCGGCGAGAAAGAAGATCCATTCGGTTGGACGGTTGAGCTGAGGGATTAA
- a CDS encoding DNA-binding transcriptional regulator, LysR family yields MDMRQLNYFVTIAREGQITRAARLLHMEQPPLSRQLKQMEEELGVVLFDRVGRSLRLTAAGKLLLERAERLMRDFSDTLQQVRELDEGIRGVLSVGAVVSCISLLPEPIRQFHRLYPEVTFKVHEGDHFSLGEELDGGGIELIITRLPFEFDSGPSAFETAVLPSDPFAAILPTGWAPEREGPITFTELARHPFLTLKTERTTAMHEKVLQEFHRVDCEPRILCECSSVAVILSLVSAGIGATVLPRSVLNSFQMSDMEPRELEGESFHSEVGIVWRRDRYLSKSAQRFIATLLEGRL; encoded by the coding sequence ATGGATATGCGGCAGCTCAATTATTTTGTGACCATTGCACGCGAAGGGCAGATCACGCGAGCAGCCCGCTTGCTGCATATGGAGCAGCCTCCACTCAGTCGCCAGCTGAAGCAGATGGAGGAGGAGCTCGGCGTCGTGCTTTTCGACCGCGTGGGTCGCAGCCTGCGGCTGACTGCCGCTGGCAAGCTCCTTTTGGAGCGGGCGGAGCGGCTCATGCGCGACTTCTCGGATACGCTACAGCAGGTGCGGGAGCTGGACGAAGGCATTCGCGGTGTGCTGTCCGTTGGCGCCGTCGTCTCCTGTATCTCGCTGCTGCCGGAGCCGATCCGGCAGTTTCACCGCCTTTATCCCGAGGTCACCTTCAAAGTGCATGAAGGGGATCATTTTTCGCTTGGGGAGGAGCTGGACGGCGGCGGCATCGAGCTGATCATCACACGGCTGCCATTTGAATTCGATTCGGGCCCGTCCGCTTTTGAGACGGCTGTACTGCCATCCGATCCCTTCGCAGCGATCCTGCCGACCGGCTGGGCGCCGGAGCGGGAAGGGCCCATTACGTTCACAGAGCTGGCCCGGCACCCTTTTCTCACACTGAAAACTGAACGCACAACCGCCATGCACGAAAAGGTACTTCAGGAATTCCACCGCGTCGATTGCGAGCCGCGTATTCTCTGCGAATGCTCAAGCGTCGCCGTCATCCTCTCGCTCGTTTCCGCTGGCATTGGGGCAACCGTGCTGCCACGTTCCGTTCTAAATTCATTCCAGATGTCGGATATGGAGCCCCGTGAGCTGGAAGGCGAAAGCTTCCACTCCGAGGTCGGCATCGTTTGGCGGCGGGATCGCTACCTGTCCAAGAGCGCCCAGCGATTCATCGCCACGTTGTTGGAGGGACGCTTGTGA
- a CDS encoding Uncharacterized membrane protein YgaE, UPF0421/DUF939 family, with protein sequence MRIGFRTLKTAIGVSLSVLIAGQLGLLNFASAGILTLLCIQKTRRQSFNAIWERLLACLVAITVSGLLFELIGYHALLFMLIFLILIPLCVKLRCTGGIASSSVIMMHVYVQKGLTLSFVGNELMIILIGLGMSLVVNLYMPGVERQIQELRRRIETRIENILRELAVYLKDGTSLWDGRELLELTALLEQARALGIQTTENDFSGRRSVFYTYYETRRKQVDILKTMMPLVSQVDARVEQGQRIGEFLDDLADHWNTIPGGRDYHERLRAIREYHRELPLPETREEFETRASLYAMANELERFILTLA encoded by the coding sequence ATGAGGATTGGATTCCGCACTTTAAAAACCGCGATCGGCGTCAGCCTATCCGTGCTGATCGCTGGGCAGCTTGGACTGCTGAACTTTGCCTCGGCGGGCATCCTCACGCTGCTCTGCATTCAGAAAACGAGGCGTCAGTCATTCAACGCCATCTGGGAAAGATTGCTGGCTTGCCTCGTAGCGATCACAGTATCGGGCCTGCTGTTCGAGCTGATCGGCTATCATGCGCTGCTGTTCATGCTGATTTTCCTTATCCTGATTCCGCTTTGCGTCAAGCTGCGCTGTACCGGCGGCATCGCCAGCAGCTCGGTCATCATGATGCATGTATATGTCCAAAAAGGATTGACGCTTTCTTTTGTCGGCAATGAGTTGATGATCATTCTGATTGGTCTCGGCATGTCGCTCGTTGTCAATCTGTACATGCCTGGCGTTGAACGCCAGATTCAGGAGCTGAGACGGCGGATCGAGACCCGGATCGAGAACATTTTGCGGGAGCTTGCCGTTTATTTGAAGGATGGGACTAGCCTTTGGGACGGGCGTGAACTGTTGGAGCTGACGGCACTGCTGGAGCAGGCTCGGGCGCTAGGCATTCAGACGACGGAGAATGATTTCAGCGGGCGGCGAAGCGTGTTTTATACGTACTATGAGACGCGGCGCAAGCAGGTCGATATTCTGAAAACGATGATGCCGCTCGTCTCCCAGGTAGATGCAAGAGTGGAGCAGGGACAGCGGATCGGAGAGTTTTTGGACGATTTGGCGGATCACTGGAATACGATTCCCGGCGGGCGCGACTACCATGAGCGGCTGCGCGCGATCCGTGAATACCATAGGGAGCTGCCATTGCCAGAAACGCGCGAAGAATTTGAAACGAGAGCCAGCCTGTATGCCATGGCCAATGAATTGGAACGGTTCATCCTGACCTTGGCGTAA
- a CDS encoding ABC-2 type transport system ATP-binding protein, which produces MGNNNLSPSKWLLETNGLTKKLGGKAVVNGVDLQLGEGDIYGFLGPNGAGKTTTIRMLLGLARPTRGKVKVFGQNLAEHRLNILRQVGSLVEYPSYYGHLTGRENLEIIRRLLDVPKERIAEALSIVRLEKDANRAARGYSLGMKQRLGIAAALLGHPRLLILDEPTNGLDPAGIQEIRELIKSLPTERGVTIMLSSHLLSEVEQMATRVGIITAGKLVYQDSIERLKQRTAGRIRLNVSEPEAAWKRLLEQGYEAQRDERGLTVSGGDDREVAAIVAELVRERHLVYRVEEERSSLESVFLEMTGTGGSL; this is translated from the coding sequence ATGGGGAACAACAACTTAAGCCCAAGCAAGTGGCTGTTGGAAACGAATGGCCTGACCAAAAAGCTTGGCGGAAAAGCGGTTGTAAACGGGGTCGATCTGCAGCTTGGCGAAGGGGATATATACGGTTTTTTAGGGCCGAATGGCGCGGGTAAAACGACGACAATTCGCATGCTGCTAGGGTTGGCGCGTCCGACGCGAGGAAAGGTTAAGGTGTTCGGCCAGAATTTGGCGGAGCATCGTCTGAACATTTTGCGCCAAGTGGGCTCGCTGGTAGAATACCCTTCCTATTATGGGCATCTAACGGGCCGGGAGAACCTGGAGATCATCCGCCGTCTTCTCGATGTACCGAAGGAACGGATTGCGGAGGCGCTGAGCATCGTCCGGTTGGAAAAGGACGCGAATCGCGCAGCGAGGGGCTACTCTCTCGGCATGAAACAGCGGCTTGGCATCGCGGCGGCTCTGCTGGGACATCCACGCCTGCTCATCCTTGATGAGCCGACCAATGGACTGGACCCCGCTGGCATCCAGGAGATTCGCGAACTGATCAAAAGCCTGCCCACTGAGCGCGGCGTGACGATTATGCTGTCGAGCCATCTGCTGTCGGAGGTGGAGCAGATGGCGACTCGTGTTGGCATCATTACGGCAGGCAAGCTCGTGTACCAGGATAGTATCGAACGCCTCAAACAGCGCACCGCAGGACGCATTCGGTTGAACGTGAGTGAGCCTGAAGCCGCCTGGAAGCGGCTGCTGGAGCAGGGTTATGAGGCGCAGCGAGATGAGCGCGGCCTGACGGTTTCGGGTGGTGACGACCGCGAAGTCGCGGCGATTGTGGCAGAGCTTGTGCGTGAGCGGCATCTAGTTTACCGCGTTGAGGAGGAGCGCTCCTCTCTGGAAAGTGTGTTCCTGGAAATGACCGGTACGGGAGGGAGCCTCTAA
- a CDS encoding Signal transduction histidine kinase — MKKLIQKLRRPSLIARYSLIVLSALVMLPLLLSLVGLATMTSLSWLHPPAAPSIYSNTTKLRLAWEAEAAAMGGESKEQAAARLKAWIQKYPRSKVFRVDGEGRLHDAIPARHDLPAQWSAAYTVEYMKEAVSGVRYTVVSFVGDSRSEGFIVVEVPRYLTLPYSQRLDGVGSTVYAIGVMIMLTLYLFVSFLFFIRIRRRLVRLQAAMELPSESGLPLPVALSGSDEIGRLEQSFNGMIRELEQSRRREGAEEALRRDLVMRLAHDLRTPLTVIRAHAHTLGREDLSAQGKESLQLMIGKLDYTSELMENLFSYNLLVAGKYPYRPQRIDIARLLRTQLAAWYPVLEQAEIELDSDLPEEPVWWRADPQWLERVVDNLLQNVLRHAASGRYVAVRLLPENSGTLVVEDRGLGMDAESTFKGTGLGLAIVDLMLVEQNLHKHVRSGSTGTIIAIRRDSERVESPSG; from the coding sequence ATGAAAAAGCTTATCCAAAAGCTGCGGCGTCCGTCGCTGATCGCTCGCTACAGCCTAATTGTGCTCTCCGCGCTTGTCATGCTGCCACTGTTGCTCTCGCTCGTCGGCTTAGCGACGATGACGTCGCTGAGCTGGCTCCATCCGCCAGCTGCGCCTTCCATTTACTCCAATACGACCAAGCTTCGTCTGGCTTGGGAAGCGGAAGCGGCTGCTATGGGCGGCGAGAGCAAGGAGCAGGCAGCGGCCCGGCTTAAAGCATGGATACAGAAATATCCGCGCTCCAAAGTATTCCGCGTCGACGGGGAGGGCAGGCTTCATGACGCCATTCCCGCACGCCATGATCTCCCTGCCCAGTGGTCGGCCGCCTACACCGTTGAGTATATGAAAGAAGCAGTGAGCGGCGTTCGCTACACGGTTGTCTCTTTCGTCGGCGATAGCCGCAGCGAAGGCTTCATCGTCGTGGAGGTGCCCCGCTACCTAACTCTTCCTTACTCCCAAAGGCTAGACGGAGTCGGCAGCACGGTGTACGCGATCGGTGTGATGATCATGCTCACTTTGTACCTGTTCGTCTCCTTCCTATTCTTTATTCGCATTCGGCGGCGTCTCGTGCGGCTGCAGGCAGCGATGGAGCTACCATCGGAGAGCGGCTTGCCGCTGCCGGTCGCCCTTTCGGGCAGTGATGAGATCGGTCGGCTGGAGCAAAGCTTCAACGGCATGATCCGCGAGCTGGAGCAATCACGTCGCCGTGAGGGGGCGGAGGAAGCGCTGCGCCGCGATCTTGTTATGAGGCTTGCGCATGACCTGCGCACGCCGCTCACCGTCATCCGTGCTCATGCGCACACACTGGGGCGAGAGGATTTGAGCGCGCAGGGCAAGGAGTCCTTGCAGCTCATGATCGGCAAGCTGGACTATACGTCCGAGCTGATGGAAAATCTTTTTTCGTACAATCTGCTCGTCGCTGGCAAATACCCTTACCGCCCCCAACGCATCGATATAGCTAGATTATTGCGTACTCAACTGGCCGCTTGGTATCCCGTCCTTGAGCAGGCTGAGATAGAGCTTGACTCGGATTTGCCGGAGGAGCCTGTTTGGTGGCGGGCTGATCCACAATGGCTGGAGCGAGTGGTAGACAATCTGCTGCAAAATGTACTGCGCCATGCCGCATCCGGCCGTTATGTCGCCGTTCGTTTGTTGCCGGAAAACAGCGGGACGTTAGTGGTCGAGGACCGTGGCCTCGGCATGGATGCGGAGTCCACCTTCAAAGGCACTGGCCTTGGCCTCGCCATTGTCGATCTTATGCTTGTTGAACAGAATCTTCACAAGCACGTCCGCTCCGGATCAACCGGCACGATCATCGCGATCAGGCGGGATTCCGAACGAGTTGAATCGCCATCTGGCTAA
- a CDS encoding DNA-binding response regulator, OmpR family, contains REC and winged-helix (wHTH) domain: protein MNGKAKLLYIEDDPDIGSWLSRDLKERGYEVEWLPSGEGAEELAADADLAILDVMLPGLDGFTVGQKLKKCCPGLPILMLSARSAVEDKLQGLHFADDYVTKPFHPDELGARVEVLLRRFGKGEDQPVRLGHLEVRPRELTVTDAESGEEIALTPKQLQILLFLLRNPGRILTKEQIYESVWGESYLEGDKTVMVHIRYLRERIERDPANPRLVETVRGIGYRVRPS from the coding sequence ATGAACGGCAAAGCAAAACTGCTTTATATCGAGGATGATCCTGACATCGGCAGCTGGCTGTCGCGCGATCTGAAGGAACGCGGGTACGAGGTGGAGTGGCTGCCCAGCGGAGAGGGCGCGGAGGAGTTGGCGGCGGATGCTGACTTGGCGATTCTCGATGTCATGCTGCCGGGGCTGGATGGTTTTACCGTTGGCCAAAAGCTGAAAAAATGCTGCCCGGGTCTGCCGATTCTCATGCTCTCCGCCCGCTCGGCCGTCGAAGACAAGCTGCAAGGCCTGCATTTTGCAGATGATTATGTAACAAAGCCTTTCCACCCTGATGAGCTGGGGGCACGGGTCGAGGTACTGCTGAGACGTTTTGGCAAAGGAGAGGATCAGCCTGTGCGGCTCGGCCATCTGGAGGTGAGACCGCGCGAGCTGACGGTCACTGATGCGGAGAGTGGAGAGGAAATTGCGCTGACGCCGAAGCAGTTGCAAATTCTGCTGTTTCTGCTGCGCAACCCCGGGCGCATCCTGACTAAAGAGCAGATTTATGAATCGGTCTGGGGCGAGTCTTATTTGGAGGGCGACAAAACCGTCATGGTACACATCCGCTACCTTCGGGAACGAATCGAGCGTGATCCCGCCAATCCGCGGTTGGTCGAGACGGTACGGGGCATCGGCTATCGGGTGCGTCCCTCATGA
- a CDS encoding S-layer homology domain-containing protein, with amino-acid sequence MNNSNDSLHKIVEKSSTRGVRKATLALLSAAMLAGSGSFLPQAASAAPATAATGFADVAAKHWAASDIAWAAAAGYVQGDGNGRFRPSGELSEPEFLALAARAYGVAPAKGTASGAAWHAPYYAAAAAQSWAAFHAAQPTARYSRGEAAQLLASVAGRSGGEADAVAWLLAEGIASGRTASTAAGYESGSTLTRAEAVALLRRMLKAHPAPGGTPSTNTSGPQLRGVHLGDSEAALIGTLGAPDRKDPAQEGFVWYIYNKDYTRYMQAGVSGGKVVALYSGSPQAFEDGGGLWQKLRPGMSAASLKQASGQTIPAANKTFSFTSGGIKTIFYLDTLDEGKLDAMLVLSGSSFGAAPSANELASAYERQVFDLTNAFRAKRGVRALAWDDTAALAARKHSEDMAKRDYFDHTNPDGESPFDRMKAEGIRYSAAGENIAYGYRNAIEAHNGWLNSSGHRKAMLNELYTLLGVGVHDSRYTQNFYTPL; translated from the coding sequence ATGAATAACTCCAATGATTCGCTCCATAAAATCGTTGAAAAATCATCTACCCGTGGTGTCCGCAAAGCGACACTCGCCCTACTGAGCGCCGCCATGCTTGCCGGCAGCGGCAGCTTCCTGCCGCAAGCGGCATCGGCCGCGCCTGCAACGGCGGCAACTGGCTTCGCCGATGTAGCGGCCAAGCACTGGGCGGCCAGCGACATCGCCTGGGCCGCTGCCGCCGGCTACGTCCAGGGCGACGGCAACGGCCGCTTTCGTCCCTCCGGCGAGCTCAGCGAGCCGGAGTTCCTCGCCCTGGCGGCGCGCGCCTACGGCGTCGCGCCCGCCAAGGGCACAGCTTCCGGCGCGGCCTGGCACGCGCCGTACTACGCTGCCGCCGCCGCGCAAAGCTGGGCGGCGTTCCATGCTGCGCAGCCAACCGCCCGCTATTCGCGGGGCGAGGCAGCGCAGCTGCTTGCCTCCGTCGCTGGGCGCTCCGGCGGCGAAGCTGACGCCGTGGCCTGGCTGCTCGCGGAGGGCATCGCGAGCGGGCGCACGGCGTCTACTGCTGCCGGCTACGAGAGCGGCAGCACGCTGACCCGGGCGGAGGCGGTTGCCCTCCTCCGCCGCATGCTGAAGGCGCACCCGGCGCCTGGCGGCACGCCTTCAACCAATACCTCCGGGCCGCAGCTGCGCGGCGTCCACCTCGGGGACAGCGAAGCGGCCCTGATCGGGACGCTTGGCGCACCAGATCGCAAGGACCCGGCGCAGGAAGGTTTTGTCTGGTACATTTACAATAAGGATTACACCCGTTATATGCAGGCTGGAGTAAGCGGCGGCAAAGTCGTCGCGCTGTACTCCGGTTCGCCGCAAGCATTCGAGGATGGCGGCGGTCTGTGGCAAAAGCTTCGCCCCGGCATGAGCGCAGCTTCGCTGAAGCAAGCTTCAGGTCAGACGATTCCAGCCGCAAACAAAACCTTTTCCTTCACGTCCGGCGGAATCAAAACGATCTTCTACCTGGACACGCTGGATGAGGGCAAGCTAGATGCCATGCTCGTCCTGTCCGGCAGCTCTTTTGGCGCCGCTCCAAGCGCCAATGAGCTCGCTTCCGCCTATGAGCGCCAGGTATTCGACCTGACGAACGCATTCCGAGCGAAGCGCGGTGTCCGAGCTCTGGCTTGGGATGACACAGCCGCTCTCGCAGCGCGTAAACATAGCGAGGATATGGCTAAGCGGGATTATTTTGACCATACGAATCCAGACGGAGAAAGCCCGTTCGACCGCATGAAAGCTGAAGGCATCCGCTACTCCGCCGCAGGAGAAAATATCGCATACGGCTACCGTAACGCCATCGAGGCGCATAACGGCTGGTTGAACTCCTCCGGCCACCGGAAAGCCATGCTGAACGAGCTCTACACCCTCCTCGGAGTAGGCGTTCATGACTCTCGTTATACCCAGAACTTCTATACGCCTTTATAA
- a CDS encoding Putative RNA methylase family UPF0020, which produces MIPSDQTTSSLPYKRDGDGDDIGLGYLYTYACHESEVELCSLELHCLFPGVQLDPNLRAFRHSRRLDPSRSPFIKQRLSIRLDTASKEELMVAAAEVLTSGEGTFRSRYVKIGASDEPENEQRLALERRLGLSVTGEPDLKRPDIVFGLTRFQGRWLAGELALAEPVWLRHKDKPRQYSTALPTRAARAAVNIAAPQSTEARLIDPCCGIGTVLLEALSMGMDIRGSDLNPLAVTGARVNLEHFGYSPELAVIADMRTLEGRFDAAILDMPYNLCSVSPPEEQLEMLQSLLRLSGRAVIVTSESIESIIREAGFQIEATARLTKGNFVRFFHFCVGKS; this is translated from the coding sequence ATGATTCCATCCGACCAAACCACTTCTAGTCTCCCATACAAACGCGACGGCGACGGTGACGACATCGGCCTCGGCTATCTATATACCTATGCTTGCCATGAATCCGAGGTGGAGCTTTGTTCGCTTGAGCTGCACTGCCTGTTTCCCGGCGTCCAGCTTGACCCAAACTTGCGTGCTTTCCGCCACTCCCGGCGACTTGATCCTAGCCGCAGCCCTTTTATTAAGCAGCGACTAAGCATTCGACTGGACACTGCTTCCAAGGAGGAGTTAATGGTGGCGGCAGCCGAAGTTCTTACCTCTGGAGAGGGGACCTTTCGTTCCCGTTATGTCAAAATAGGTGCATCAGACGAGCCCGAAAATGAGCAAAGGCTCGCCTTAGAAAGGCGTCTTGGCCTCTCCGTAACTGGAGAGCCGGACCTCAAACGGCCCGACATCGTCTTTGGCCTGACGCGGTTCCAAGGCCGCTGGCTCGCTGGTGAGCTTGCCCTGGCAGAGCCTGTTTGGCTGCGCCACAAGGACAAACCTCGCCAATACTCCACGGCGCTGCCAACGCGAGCCGCCAGAGCCGCTGTTAACATCGCTGCTCCCCAATCAACAGAAGCGCGGCTCATCGACCCCTGCTGCGGCATTGGAACCGTGCTGCTGGAGGCTCTTTCCATGGGGATGGACATCCGCGGCAGCGACCTCAACCCCTTGGCAGTAACCGGTGCGCGGGTGAATTTGGAGCATTTCGGCTACTCGCCGGAGCTTGCCGTTATTGCCGATATGCGCACCCTTGAAGGCCGCTTCGATGCTGCTATTTTGGATATGCCCTACAATCTCTGTTCGGTCTCTCCACCGGAGGAGCAGTTGGAAATGCTGCAATCACTACTGCGCCTGTCCGGCCGCGCCGTTATCGTGACATCGGAGTCGATTGAATCGATTATCAGGGAAGCTGGCTTCCAGATCGAGGCCACCGCGCGCTTGACCAAAGGAAATTTTGTCCGCTTCTTTCATTTCTGTGTTGGAAAGTCTTGA